The following are encoded in a window of Mycobacterium sp. ELW1 genomic DNA:
- the murF gene encoding UDP-N-acetylmuramoyl-tripeptide--D-alanyl-D-alanine ligase, which yields MIALSVARIAEIVGGELADISADEAAERIVTGTVEFDSRAVGPGGLFLALPGARTDGHDFAEAAAAAGAAAVLAARPVGVPAIVVPPAVAADAGAGVLEHDVDGSGAAVLAALSKLAAAVAAELVAGGLTIVGVTGSSGKTSTKDLIAAVLRPLGEVVAPPGSFNNELGLPWTVLRATEDTDYLVLEMSARHLGNIAALAAIAPPSIAVVLNVGTAHLGEFGSREVIAATKGELVEAVPASGVAILNADDPLVSAMSARTAARVVRVGQSEAADIRAENVQLDELAQPRFTLLTPAGSAEVQLAVHGEHQVGNAMSAAAVALECGATPEQVAAALATARPASRHRMEVHTRADGVTVVNDAYNANPDSMKAGLRALAVMARSGETRRSWAVLGEMAELGDESITEHDRVGRLAVRLDISRLVVVGTGRPMSAMHHGAVMEGSWGSESTMVADADAALALLRAELQPGDVVLVKASNSAGLGSLAEALLDEGRS from the coding sequence ATGATCGCGCTGTCCGTCGCCCGGATCGCGGAGATCGTCGGCGGCGAGCTCGCCGACATCAGCGCGGACGAGGCCGCCGAGCGGATCGTCACCGGGACCGTCGAATTCGATTCCCGCGCGGTCGGTCCGGGTGGACTGTTCCTGGCATTGCCGGGTGCCCGTACCGACGGGCACGACTTCGCCGAGGCCGCCGCCGCGGCGGGTGCGGCCGCGGTGCTCGCGGCCCGGCCCGTGGGGGTGCCCGCGATCGTGGTGCCGCCGGCGGTGGCCGCCGATGCGGGCGCCGGGGTGCTCGAACACGACGTCGACGGCTCCGGTGCCGCCGTGCTCGCCGCGCTGTCGAAGCTGGCCGCGGCGGTCGCGGCCGAACTCGTCGCGGGCGGGCTGACGATCGTCGGGGTCACCGGATCGTCAGGTAAGACGTCGACGAAAGATCTCATCGCCGCGGTGCTGCGCCCGCTGGGCGAGGTGGTCGCCCCGCCCGGCTCGTTCAACAACGAGCTCGGTCTGCCCTGGACCGTGCTGCGGGCGACCGAGGACACCGACTACCTGGTCCTGGAGATGTCGGCCCGCCACCTCGGCAACATCGCCGCGCTGGCCGCGATCGCGCCGCCGTCGATCGCGGTGGTACTCAACGTGGGCACCGCGCACCTCGGCGAGTTCGGCTCCCGCGAGGTGATCGCTGCCACGAAAGGTGAACTGGTAGAAGCGGTTCCGGCCTCCGGTGTGGCGATCTTGAACGCCGACGATCCATTGGTGTCGGCGATGTCGGCCCGGACCGCCGCCCGGGTGGTGCGGGTCGGGCAGTCCGAGGCGGCCGACATCCGCGCCGAGAACGTCCAACTCGACGAGCTGGCCCAGCCGCGCTTCACGTTGCTGACCCCGGCCGGCTCCGCCGAGGTGCAGCTGGCCGTGCACGGCGAGCATCAGGTCGGCAACGCCATGTCGGCGGCGGCGGTGGCCCTGGAATGCGGGGCGACGCCGGAGCAGGTGGCCGCCGCGCTGGCGACCGCGCGCCCGGCGTCGCGGCACCGGATGGAGGTGCACACCCGCGCTGACGGCGTCACCGTCGTCAACGACGCCTACAACGCCAATCCCGACTCGATGAAGGCCGGACTGCGGGCGCTGGCGGTGATGGCCCGCTCCGGCGAAACGCGCCGCAGTTGGGCGGTGCTCGGCGAGATGGCCGAGCTGGGGGATGAGTCGATAACCGAGCATGATCGTGTCGGCCGGCTGGCTGTGCGCTTAGATATCAGTCGACTCGTCGTCGTCGGAACCGGGAGGCCCATGAGCGCCATGCACCACGGGGCGGTCATGGAGGGATCCTGGGGTTCGGAATCCACCATGGTCGCCGACGCGGACGCCGCCCTGGCGTTGTTGCGTGCCGAACTGCAGCCCGGTGACGTCGTCCTGGTCAAAGCGTCCAATTCGGCCGGGCTCGGCTCGCTGGCCGAAGCACTGCTCGACGAGGGCAGGTCATGA
- the mraY gene encoding phospho-N-acetylmuramoyl-pentapeptide-transferase: MRLILIAVAIALAVSILLTPALIKLFTRQGFGHEIREDGPPSHKTKRGTPSMGGVAILVGIWAGYFGTHLVGLALDGDGPSASGLLVLGLATALGAVGFVDDLIKIRRSRNLGLNKTAKTVGQITAAMLFGILVLQFRNSDGLTPGSPELSYVREIATVTLSPLLFVLFAVVVVSAWSNAVNFTDGLDGLAGGSMAMVSAAYVLITFWQYRNACATAPGLGCYNVRDPLDLALLAAATAGACIGFLWWNAAPAKIFMGDTGSLALGGMIAGLSVTSRTEVLAVVLGALFVAEVTSVVVQILAFRTTGRRVFRMAPFHHHFELVGWAETTVIIRFWLLTAIACGLGVALFYGEWLSAIGA, translated from the coding sequence ATGAGACTGATCTTGATCGCCGTCGCGATCGCGCTGGCGGTCTCGATCCTGCTGACCCCGGCGCTGATCAAGCTGTTCACCCGCCAGGGCTTCGGCCACGAGATCCGGGAGGACGGTCCGCCGAGCCACAAGACCAAGCGCGGCACCCCGTCGATGGGCGGTGTGGCGATCCTGGTCGGCATCTGGGCCGGGTACTTCGGCACCCACCTGGTCGGTCTCGCGCTCGACGGGGACGGCCCGTCGGCGTCCGGCCTGCTGGTGCTGGGCCTGGCCACCGCGCTCGGCGCGGTCGGCTTCGTCGACGACCTGATCAAGATCCGCCGCTCCCGCAACCTCGGGCTGAACAAGACCGCCAAGACCGTCGGGCAGATCACCGCCGCCATGCTGTTCGGCATCCTGGTGCTGCAGTTCCGGAACTCCGACGGACTCACGCCGGGCAGCCCGGAGCTGTCCTATGTGCGCGAGATCGCCACGGTCACATTGAGCCCGCTGCTGTTCGTGCTGTTCGCCGTCGTCGTGGTCAGCGCCTGGTCCAACGCGGTGAACTTCACCGACGGCCTCGACGGGTTGGCAGGCGGCAGCATGGCCATGGTCAGCGCCGCGTACGTGCTGATCACGTTCTGGCAGTACCGCAATGCCTGCGCGACCGCCCCCGGACTGGGCTGCTACAACGTGCGTGACCCGCTGGATCTGGCGCTGCTCGCGGCGGCCACCGCGGGGGCGTGCATCGGCTTCCTGTGGTGGAACGCCGCGCCGGCCAAGATCTTCATGGGGGACACCGGGTCGCTGGCGCTCGGCGGGATGATCGCCGGCCTGTCGGTGACCAGCCGCACCGAGGTGCTCGCGGTGGTTCTGGGCGCGCTGTTCGTCGCCGAGGTCACCTCGGTGGTGGTGCAGATCCTGGCCTTCCGCACCACCGGGCGACGGGTGTTCCGGATGGCGCCCTTCCACCATCATTTCGAGCTCGTCGGCTGGGCGGAGACGACGGTGATCATCCGGTTCTGGTTGCTCACCGCGATCGCGTGCGGCCTCGGCGTGGCGCTGTTCTACGGCGAGTGGCTGTCTGCCATCGGGGCCTGA
- the murD gene encoding UDP-N-acetylmuramoyl-L-alanine--D-glutamate ligase: protein MPGLEPLTSGAQVLVAGARVTGRAVVSALASLDVHIWVCDDNAESLKALADNGIHAITPAEAVVSINDFALVVTSPGFPPTAPVLAAATGAGVPIWGDVELAWRLDAAGHYGPPRRWLVVTGTNGKTTTTSMLHAMLVADGRRAMLCGNIGDPVLDVLDQPADILAVELSSFQLFWAPSLRPEAGAVLNVAEDHLDWHGSMAAYAAAKARVLDGRVAIVGVDDPVAAGLLPGAAAAVKVGFRLGEPGAGELGVRDGMLVDRAFADDLELAPVESISVAGPVGVLDALGAAALARSVGVAPGSITDALTTFRVGRHRAEEVGVVDGVAYVDDSKATNPHAAQASITAYPRVVWVAGGMLKGASVDDLVARVADRLAGAVLIGHDRAVVAEALSRHAPDVPVIEVVTREDAVVHETNESDVTHETRVVDASAPGLGARVMTEVVAAAASLAHTGDTVLLAPAGASFDQFAGYADRGDAFAAAVRATAR from the coding sequence ATGCCCGGGCTCGAGCCGCTGACCTCGGGGGCGCAGGTGCTGGTGGCCGGCGCCCGGGTGACCGGGCGTGCGGTGGTGTCGGCGCTGGCGTCGCTCGACGTGCACATCTGGGTCTGCGACGACAACGCTGAATCGTTGAAAGCACTGGCCGACAACGGCATTCATGCGATCACCCCGGCCGAGGCCGTCGTGTCCATCAATGACTTCGCCCTGGTGGTGACCAGTCCGGGGTTTCCGCCGACCGCGCCGGTGCTGGCTGCGGCCACCGGGGCCGGAGTGCCGATCTGGGGTGACGTCGAGCTGGCCTGGCGCCTCGATGCCGCAGGCCACTACGGTCCGCCGCGGCGCTGGCTGGTGGTCACCGGCACCAACGGCAAGACCACCACGACCTCGATGCTGCACGCCATGCTCGTCGCCGACGGCCGCCGCGCGATGTTGTGCGGCAATATCGGCGACCCGGTTCTCGACGTGTTGGATCAGCCGGCCGACATCCTGGCCGTGGAGCTGTCGAGCTTCCAGCTGTTCTGGGCGCCGTCGCTGCGCCCGGAGGCCGGGGCGGTCCTCAACGTCGCCGAAGACCACCTGGACTGGCACGGGTCGATGGCGGCCTACGCCGCCGCGAAGGCCCGGGTGCTCGACGGCCGGGTCGCGATCGTCGGTGTCGACGACCCGGTTGCGGCCGGCCTGCTGCCGGGCGCGGCCGCAGCTGTGAAGGTCGGGTTCCGGCTGGGGGAGCCGGGCGCCGGGGAACTCGGCGTCCGCGACGGCATGCTCGTCGACCGCGCGTTCGCCGACGATCTCGAACTGGCCCCGGTCGAGTCGATCTCGGTGGCGGGTCCGGTCGGTGTCCTCGACGCGCTGGGGGCGGCGGCGCTGGCCCGCTCCGTCGGCGTCGCGCCCGGCTCGATCACCGACGCGCTGACCACCTTCCGGGTCGGGCGTCACCGCGCGGAGGAGGTGGGCGTCGTCGACGGGGTGGCCTATGTCGACGACTCCAAGGCCACCAACCCGCACGCCGCGCAGGCATCGATCACCGCGTATCCGCGGGTGGTGTGGGTGGCCGGCGGCATGCTCAAGGGCGCGTCGGTCGACGACCTGGTCGCCCGGGTGGCGGACCGGCTGGCCGGGGCCGTGCTGATCGGCCACGACCGCGCGGTGGTTGCCGAGGCGTTATCGCGACACGCGCCCGATGTCCCCGTCATCGAGGTGGTGACGCGGGAGGATGCTGTGGTGCATGAGACCAATGAGTCAGATGTTACTCATGAGACTCGAGTGGTCGACGCCTCCGCTCCGGGCCTGGGCGCCCGGGTGATGACCGAGGTCGTCGCCGCCGCCGCGAGCCTGGCCCACACCGGCGACACGGTGTTGCTGGCCCCCGCCGGCGCGTCGTTCGACCAGTTCGCCGGTTACGCCGACCGGGGCGACGCGTTCGCCGCCGCCGTGCGCGCCACGGCTCGGTAG
- the ftsW gene encoding putative lipid II flippase FtsW has protein sequence MPTILSRLRRRGSADATDIAVEVDTDTVDTAAPDAEASTAPVATTAAPAKHRFGVPRRFGAWLGRPMTSFHLIVSVAALLVTLGLTMVLSASGVHSYDEDGSPWAIFGRQVLWTVVGLLGFWIALRAPVSFLRRTAFASFAITIVMLVLVLIPGIGHESNGTRGWFLIAGLSMQPSELTKIAFAIWGAHLLATRRLEHASLRELLIPLIPAAVIALVLIVAQPDLGQTVSLGIILLALLWYAGLPLKVFVTSLGAAIAAAAVLAVSEGYRSDRVRSWLDPGADAQGSGYQSRQAKFALANGGVFGDGLGQGTAKWNYLPNAHNDFIFAIIGEELGYVGAAGLLALFGLFAYTGMRIARRSADPFLRLLTASATMWVVGQVFINVGYVIGLLPVTGIQLPLISAGGTSTATTLFMIGLMANAARHEPEAVAALRAGREDRMNRILRLPLPEPYVPSRVEAVRDRLRSRPNAAKATKPARPARPARPERKPAKKTARSTQSTRDRAALPGKTRTAQRPTRRSGHHGDAPRNSAQQPKEGSSRARRSRTLEGQRYG, from the coding sequence GTGCCCACGATCCTGTCCCGGCTGCGCCGTCGCGGCTCAGCCGACGCCACCGACATTGCCGTCGAGGTCGACACCGACACGGTCGACACCGCCGCCCCGGACGCCGAGGCCTCCACCGCGCCGGTCGCCACCACCGCGGCGCCGGCCAAACACCGGTTCGGGGTGCCGCGGAGGTTCGGCGCCTGGCTGGGCCGCCCGATGACGTCGTTCCACCTGATCGTCTCCGTGGCCGCGCTGCTGGTCACGCTCGGCCTGACGATGGTGCTGTCGGCGTCGGGTGTGCACTCCTACGACGAGGACGGATCGCCCTGGGCGATCTTCGGCCGCCAGGTGCTGTGGACAGTCGTAGGTCTTCTCGGCTTCTGGATCGCACTGCGGGCGCCGGTCAGCTTCTTGCGCCGCACCGCGTTCGCCTCCTTTGCCATCACGATCGTGATGCTGGTGTTGGTTCTGATCCCGGGCATCGGCCACGAATCCAACGGCACCCGCGGCTGGTTCCTCATCGCCGGGCTGTCGATGCAGCCGTCCGAGCTGACCAAGATCGCGTTCGCCATCTGGGGTGCACACCTGCTGGCGACCCGGCGCCTCGAGCACGCGTCGCTGCGCGAGCTGTTGATCCCGCTGATCCCCGCCGCCGTCATCGCGCTGGTGCTCATCGTCGCCCAGCCCGACCTCGGGCAGACCGTGTCGCTGGGCATCATCCTGCTGGCGCTGCTCTGGTACGCCGGCCTGCCGCTGAAGGTGTTCGTCACCTCACTCGGCGCCGCCATCGCGGCCGCTGCGGTGCTGGCGGTCTCCGAGGGCTACCGCTCCGACCGGGTGCGGTCGTGGCTTGATCCCGGCGCCGACGCACAGGGCTCGGGATACCAGTCCCGTCAGGCCAAGTTCGCGCTGGCCAACGGAGGCGTCTTCGGGGACGGGCTGGGGCAGGGCACCGCGAAGTGGAACTACCTGCCCAACGCCCACAACGACTTCATCTTCGCGATCATCGGCGAGGAACTCGGCTACGTCGGCGCCGCCGGGCTGCTGGCCCTCTTCGGGTTGTTCGCGTACACCGGCATGCGGATCGCCCGGCGCTCGGCGGATCCGTTCCTGCGGCTGCTGACCGCGTCGGCCACCATGTGGGTGGTCGGCCAGGTGTTCATCAATGTCGGCTATGTCATCGGTCTGCTGCCGGTCACCGGAATCCAGCTGCCACTCATCTCGGCCGGTGGAACATCAACGGCGACAACGCTGTTCATGATCGGACTGATGGCCAACGCGGCCCGTCACGAACCGGAGGCGGTCGCCGCCCTGCGTGCAGGCCGCGAAGACCGGATGAACCGCATTCTGCGGCTGCCGCTGCCCGAGCCTTATGTGCCCTCCCGGGTGGAGGCGGTGCGCGACCGGCTGCGCAGCAGGCCGAACGCTGCGAAAGCCACCAAACCCGCGCGGCCGGCCCGCCCGGCCAGGCCGGAGCGCAAACCGGCCAAGAAAACGGCCCGCTCAACCCAGTCCACCCGTGACCGTGCCGCTCTACCTGGCAAAACCAGGACGGCCCAGCGACCCACCCGACGCTCAGGGCATCATGGTGACGCTCCGCGTAACAGCGCGCAGCAGCCGAAAGAGGGAAGCAGTCGCGCACGGCGGTCCCGCACATTGGAAGGTCAGCGTTACGGGTGA
- the murG gene encoding undecaprenyldiphospho-muramoylpentapeptide beta-N-acetylglucosaminyltransferase — MGRSALRVSDSVSVVLAGGGTAGHVEPAMAVADALRALDADIRITALGTPRGLETRLVPDRGYDLELITPVPLPRTVNGDLMRLPLRVRRAVRETRAVLDDVAADVVIGFGGYVALPAYLAARGGPVHRRRVPVVVHEANASAGLANRVGARTACRVLSAVSDSGLRHAEVVGMPLRASITSLDRVALRAQAREYFGFADDATVLLVFGGSQGAASINRAVSAAAADLAAAGIAVLHAHGPKNTLDLRGTQPGEPPYVAVPYLDRMDLAYAAADLAICRSGAMTVAEVSAVGLPAVYVPLPIGNGEQRLNALPVVDPGGGLLVEDAQLTPEFIAREVVGLLTDPPRLQAMTAAAARVGHRDAAQRVAEVALDVAHAGKGRR, encoded by the coding sequence ATTGGAAGGTCAGCGTTACGGGTGAGTGACTCGGTGTCGGTTGTGCTTGCCGGTGGAGGCACCGCCGGGCATGTCGAACCGGCCATGGCGGTGGCAGACGCGCTCAGAGCGCTGGACGCGGATATCCGGATCACCGCACTGGGCACCCCGCGCGGTCTGGAGACCCGGCTGGTGCCCGACCGCGGCTACGACTTGGAACTCATCACCCCGGTGCCGCTGCCGCGCACAGTCAACGGCGATCTGATGCGTCTGCCGCTGCGGGTCCGCCGCGCGGTGCGGGAAACCCGCGCCGTGCTCGACGACGTCGCCGCCGACGTGGTGATCGGGTTCGGTGGCTATGTCGCACTGCCCGCCTATCTCGCGGCTCGCGGCGGGCCGGTGCACCGGCGCCGGGTACCGGTCGTCGTGCATGAAGCCAATGCCAGTGCCGGACTTGCCAATCGGGTCGGCGCCCGCACAGCGTGCCGGGTGCTCTCCGCGGTATCGGATTCGGGGCTGCGGCACGCCGAGGTGGTGGGTATGCCGCTGCGCGCGTCGATCACCTCGTTGGATCGGGTCGCACTGCGCGCGCAGGCCCGCGAGTATTTCGGCTTCGCCGATGACGCCACCGTGCTGCTGGTCTTCGGCGGTTCGCAGGGTGCGGCCTCGATCAACCGCGCGGTGTCGGCGGCCGCGGCCGATCTGGCCGCCGCGGGCATCGCGGTGCTGCACGCCCACGGCCCCAAGAACACCCTCGACCTGCGCGGCACCCAGCCCGGCGAGCCGCCCTACGTCGCGGTTCCCTACCTGGACCGGATGGACCTGGCCTACGCCGCCGCCGACCTGGCGATCTGCCGGTCCGGCGCCATGACGGTCGCCGAGGTGTCGGCGGTCGGGTTGCCCGCGGTCTATGTCCCGCTGCCGATCGGGAACGGCGAGCAGCGGCTGAACGCGCTGCCGGTGGTCGACCCCGGCGGCGGGCTGCTGGTCGAGGACGCCCAGCTGACGCCCGAGTTCATCGCCCGCGAGGTCGTCGGCCTGCTGACCGACCCGCCGCGATTGCAGGCGATGACGGCGGCCGCCGCCCGGGTTGGGCACCGGGACGCCGCGCAGCGGGTCGCCGAGGTGGCCCTCGACGTCGCGCACGCTGGAAAGGGCCGCCGATGA
- the murC gene encoding UDP-N-acetylmuramate--L-alanine ligase: MSAPTGPRELPPELQRVHMVGIGGAGMSGIARILLDRGGLVSGSDAKDSRGVVALRARGAVISIGHDAANLDLLPGGPTAVITTHAAIPKTNPELVEARKRAIPVILRPVVLAKLMAGFRTLMVTGTHGKTTTTSMLIVALQHAGLDPSFAVGGDLGEAGTNAHNGSGDCFVAEADESDGSLLEYTPDVAVVTNIEADHLDFFGSADAYTAVFDAFVERLAPGGALVACADDPGSAALAERSAALGVRVLRYGEGPADGLAGALIGWEQHGTGAVAHIQLAGEAHQRVLRLAVPGKHMALNALAALLAAVEAGAPIDEVLDGLAGFEGVRRRFELVGTADGVRVFDDYAHHPTEVRAALTALRAVAQQDRTGHPTIVGARSIVVFQPHLYSRTKTFALDFGSALDTADEVFVLDVYAAREQPIAGISGATVAQHVSVPVHYVADFSAVAARVAASARPGDVVVTMGAGDVTMLGQEILTALQAKGNR, from the coding sequence ATGAGCGCACCGACGGGTCCCAGGGAGCTGCCGCCGGAACTGCAGCGCGTGCACATGGTGGGCATCGGCGGCGCGGGGATGTCGGGTATCGCCCGCATCCTGCTGGACCGCGGGGGACTGGTGTCGGGTTCCGACGCCAAGGACTCCCGCGGTGTGGTGGCGTTGCGGGCGCGCGGTGCGGTGATCAGCATCGGTCACGACGCGGCGAATCTCGACCTGCTGCCGGGTGGCCCGACCGCGGTGATCACCACCCACGCGGCGATCCCGAAGACCAACCCCGAATTGGTGGAGGCCCGCAAGCGGGCGATCCCGGTGATCCTGCGTCCGGTGGTCCTGGCCAAACTGATGGCCGGTTTCCGCACGCTGATGGTGACCGGCACGCACGGGAAGACCACGACGACCTCGATGCTGATCGTCGCGTTGCAGCATGCCGGGCTGGATCCGTCGTTCGCTGTCGGCGGCGATCTCGGTGAAGCGGGCACCAACGCGCACAACGGAAGTGGCGACTGTTTCGTCGCCGAGGCCGACGAAAGCGACGGCTCGCTGCTCGAGTACACCCCGGATGTGGCGGTGGTGACCAACATCGAGGCCGACCACCTCGACTTCTTCGGCAGCGCCGACGCCTACACGGCGGTGTTCGACGCGTTCGTCGAACGCCTGGCTCCCGGCGGGGCGCTGGTGGCGTGCGCCGACGATCCGGGCTCGGCCGCACTGGCCGAACGCAGTGCGGCCCTTGGGGTTCGGGTATTGCGCTATGGCGAAGGCCCCGCGGACGGGCTGGCCGGTGCGCTGATCGGCTGGGAGCAGCACGGCACCGGGGCGGTCGCGCACATCCAGTTGGCCGGCGAGGCGCACCAGCGGGTGTTGCGGCTGGCGGTGCCGGGCAAGCACATGGCACTCAACGCGCTGGCCGCGCTGCTGGCCGCGGTCGAGGCCGGTGCGCCGATCGACGAGGTGCTCGACGGGTTGGCCGGGTTCGAGGGGGTGCGGCGGCGCTTCGAGCTGGTCGGCACGGCCGACGGGGTTCGGGTCTTCGACGACTATGCCCACCACCCGACCGAGGTCAGGGCCGCGCTGACCGCGCTGCGCGCGGTGGCCCAGCAGGACCGGACCGGGCATCCCACGATTGTCGGCGCGCGCAGCATCGTGGTGTTCCAACCGCATTTGTATTCGCGCACAAAGACTTTCGCGCTCGACTTCGGCAGTGCGCTCGACACCGCCGACGAGGTGTTCGTACTCGACGTCTACGCCGCGCGCGAGCAGCCGATCGCCGGGATCAGCGGCGCGACGGTGGCCCAGCACGTCAGCGTGCCGGTGCACTATGTCGCCGACTTCTCCGCGGTGGCCGCGCGGGTCGCCGCCTCGGCCCGCCCGGGTGACGTCGTGGTCACGATGGGCGCCGGTGACGTGACGATGCTGGGGCAGGAGATCCTTACGGCATTGCAGGCCAAGGGGAATCGATGA
- a CDS encoding cell division protein FtsQ/DivIB: MTEPEADEAGEDAPILPKPTDGSESTGDDEQNVDLDAAKEGPRMRERRERAERRAAQIRATAIEEARREAKRRVRGEATETPKPVGARNVRGLRLFIWLIVLAIISVGLGLILYFTPVMSARSLVITGIGAVTREEVVDAAKVQLGTPLLQINTDQVADRVAGIRRVASARVQREYPSTLRITIVERIPIVVKDYPDGPHLFDKDGVDFATAPPPPGLPYIDVDKPGPSDPPTRAALEVMTALRPEVVGQVSRVAAPSVASVTLTLTDGRTVVWGTTDRTEEKAEKLAALLTQPGKVYDVSSPDLPTVK; encoded by the coding sequence ATGACCGAGCCCGAGGCAGACGAGGCCGGCGAAGACGCCCCCATCCTGCCCAAACCGACAGATGGCAGCGAAAGTACGGGTGACGACGAGCAAAACGTCGATCTCGACGCCGCGAAAGAAGGCCCGCGCATGCGGGAACGCCGCGAGCGTGCCGAGCGCCGCGCCGCGCAGATCCGCGCCACCGCGATCGAAGAGGCCCGCCGGGAGGCCAAGCGCCGGGTCCGCGGAGAGGCCACGGAGACGCCGAAACCCGTGGGCGCGAGGAACGTTCGCGGTCTGCGGTTGTTCATCTGGCTGATCGTTCTGGCGATCATCAGCGTCGGGCTGGGATTGATCCTCTATTTCACGCCGGTCATGTCGGCGCGCTCGCTGGTGATCACCGGGATCGGCGCGGTGACCCGCGAGGAGGTCGTCGACGCGGCGAAGGTGCAGTTGGGCACGCCACTGCTGCAGATCAACACCGACCAGGTGGCCGATCGGGTGGCCGGCATCCGGCGGGTGGCCAGCGCGCGGGTACAGCGCGAGTATCCGTCGACGTTGCGCATCACGATCGTCGAGCGAATCCCGATCGTGGTGAAGGACTATCCCGACGGCCCGCATCTGTTCGACAAGGACGGTGTGGATTTCGCGACCGCGCCGCCACCGCCCGGCCTGCCGTACATCGACGTCGACAAGCCCGGCCCGAGCGATCCGCCGACGCGGGCCGCACTGGAGGTGATGACGGCGTTGCGTCCGGAGGTGGTGGGCCAGGTCAGCCGGGTGGCCGCGCCGTCGGTAGCGTCGGTGACGCTGACGCTGACCGACGGGCGCACCGTGGTGTGGGGGACGACGGACCGCACCGAGGAGAAGGCGGAGAAGCTGGCCGCGCTGCTGACCCAGCCGGGCAAGGTCTACGACGTCTCGAGCCCGGATCTGCCGACCGTCAAGTAG
- the ftsZ gene encoding cell division protein FtsZ — MPEGPKTRSPPGRKTDDDPPHNYLAVIKVVGIGGGGVNAVNRMIEQGLKGVEFIAINTDAQALLMSDADVKLDVGRESTRGLGAGADPEVGRKAAEDAKDEIEELLRGADMVFVTAGEGGGTGTGGAPVVATIARKLGALTVGVVTRPFSFEGKRRSNQAENGIQALRESCDTLIVIPNDRLLQMGDAQVSLMDAFRSADEVLLNGVQGITDLITTPGLINVDFADVKGVMSGAGTALMGIGSARGDGRALKAAEIAINSPLLEASMEGAQGVLLSVAGGSDLGLFEINEAASLVQEAAHAEANIIFGTVIDDSLGDEVRVTVIAAGFESATPSRKPVVGTPTTGQGIVPGAAGKLSSSLFDPSDPASVPVHTNGATVRIGGGDDGGISDDDVDVPPFMRH, encoded by the coding sequence TTGCCAGAAGGGCCGAAGACCCGATCCCCACCTGGGAGGAAGACAGACGATGACCCCCCGCATAACTACCTCGCCGTCATCAAGGTCGTTGGCATTGGCGGCGGCGGCGTCAACGCCGTCAACCGCATGATCGAGCAGGGACTCAAGGGCGTGGAGTTCATCGCGATCAACACCGACGCCCAGGCGCTGTTGATGAGCGACGCCGACGTCAAGCTCGACGTCGGCCGTGAATCCACCCGCGGTCTCGGCGCCGGCGCCGACCCCGAGGTCGGCCGCAAGGCTGCCGAGGACGCCAAGGACGAGATCGAGGAACTGCTGCGCGGCGCCGACATGGTGTTCGTCACCGCAGGTGAGGGCGGCGGCACCGGGACCGGCGGCGCACCCGTGGTGGCCACCATCGCCCGCAAGCTGGGCGCGCTCACCGTCGGCGTGGTGACGCGGCCGTTCTCCTTCGAGGGCAAGCGCCGCTCCAACCAGGCCGAGAACGGCATCCAGGCGTTGCGCGAGAGCTGCGACACCCTGATCGTCATCCCCAATGACCGGCTGCTGCAGATGGGCGACGCCCAGGTCTCGCTGATGGATGCCTTCCGCAGCGCCGACGAGGTGCTGCTCAACGGTGTCCAGGGCATCACCGACCTGATCACCACCCCCGGCCTGATCAACGTCGACTTCGCCGACGTCAAGGGCGTCATGAGCGGGGCGGGCACCGCCCTGATGGGCATCGGCTCGGCCCGCGGTGACGGCCGCGCGCTCAAGGCCGCCGAGATCGCGATCAACTCCCCGCTGCTGGAAGCGTCGATGGAAGGCGCCCAGGGCGTGCTGCTGTCGGTCGCCGGCGGCAGCGACCTCGGTCTGTTCGAGATCAACGAGGCCGCCTCGCTCGTCCAAGAGGCCGCGCACGCCGAGGCCAACATCATCTTCGGCACGGTGATCGACGATTCGCTCGGTGACGAGGTACGCGTGACCGTGATCGCCGCCGGCTTCGAGTCGGCCACCCCGAGCCGCAAGCCGGTGGTCGGTACCCCGACGACCGGCCAGGGCATCGTTCCCGGTGCGGCGGGCAAGCTCAGCTCCTCGCTCTTCGATCCGAGTGATCCCGCGAGCGTGCCGGTGCACACCAACGGCGCGACGGTGCGGATCGGTGGCGGTGACGACGGCGGTATCTCCGACGACGACGTCGACGTGCCGCCGTTCATGCGGCACTGA